From the genome of Rhinoderma darwinii isolate aRhiDar2 chromosome 1, aRhiDar2.hap1, whole genome shotgun sequence:
ATCCATACCAGACCTGAAAGGCCTTAAATATtattcatgggaaaaccctttaagttCAATTTTCAGCCATGTGTTatttgaatgaaaaaaaaaaaaaaaaaaggcttttcctATACTTTTTATCTTCAGGTAAGTACACGATGATCCTTTGCCCCTTTTCAAAGGATACTTTTGTATAACTGTATATATTTAGTACTTAAATGGCACATGTAATTCATGAATCATACATTAACAATTCAAACATTTTGGTAAAAATCTCACTTAAAAATCAGAAACAGCAAGTGAAAGAACTCTAAAATATAAAACGGATTAACCCAAATCCAAAAACTCATTCTAAACAAACAAATCCCTAGTCAAGACCTAGTAGGCTTTTAAGATCCATTTTGCATTTTTCCATTTAATATGGTTTTGAACAAAGAATTTATATAGGTTCTTCAATTGCAATATAAAAACTGAACGCAAATTGTACTGAATTCACTACCAAGATACTTTGTCCAAAAATCACAGAGCTCTACAGTACTTCatgtaagtagtagtagtagtaataataataataatattggtcAATATAACTCGGTCTACTTTCAAAATACTCCAAAATACTAACGGTTTAGGGCTGGAGAGTACAAAAGTAGTTGTGGCGAAGTCTaaggccaaacacagaagtggacacaaaagaaaggagacgcatcagttttttctttataccttttcccaaaaatgtaagccaaaaactgcaccacaattgtgtgtgtgatcctggcctaatggtAATCTCTGGATACCATATGGAGTAATCAAGAGTGATTATACTCAATTTTTATTCCCTTCTAAGATGCTACtttattctcataaattgaacaatTGCTTATTGACACATtgcccaattataataaaataCAAATACCATTTTCAATCCTATCCCATATCTCCTCATTAGATGGAGGTTCGGGCAACATTTGAGAGGTTATACAGAATTTGAAAAAcaaggctgctttctttcaaaaacagcgccacacctgtccaggggttgtgtctggtattgcaccattcaatttaagtgaatgggtcttagctgcaataccagacagaaccCGTGGAtagatgtggcactgtttttggaagaaagcagacatgttttctaATACTGTACTACCCCTTTAAATCACATTTGGCAAAGACAACGGGTATGGCACACCTGCAAATTTTGAAACCTTTCAGGTAGGATGAAATAATCCTGGTCAGaaaaagaaaacacattttgCAGTCTAAACACATGGCAATGCTAAGTTCTCATCAGAGTGCCTATTGCGTTTTCCTCATTTGTAGAAATGATTAGTTGAACAGATAATCTTGTTTGTTATCGCAGTTGATCTGGTCCTCCGATTGCTCCACCATGTCTAGGATCACTTGTAGGATGGTCTGCAGTGCTCTTCCCAGTTGTGCTGCTGTATATGGCTTCCCTAGAGGAGGCACATGGATGAACACAGATTTGCCATGACTCTCATACAGAGATGTATAGTAAGTGAAGTCACACAGATACCTGTCAGATAAAAGACAACCTATTAAAATGCAGTGCATCCATGCTTACTTgactatttaaaggctatggacatctttgacatggaaaaattattttatatgttaGTGCAACTTTAACCCAAGGTAACCACtaagtttaaggcctcatttacacgagcgtaatatacgcgcgtgcgacgcgcgtgcttttcacgcgtgtcgtacgcatctatattactctatggggcagtgcagacaatgcgtgaattttgctctataatcgtgcgtttttcgcgcatcacgcacccattgaagtcaatgggtgcgtgaaaaccacgaaggtcgcacggaagcacttccgtgcgaactgcgtgattcgcgcaagagctgtcaaactgaatgtaaacagaaaagcaccacgtgcttttctgtttacaaacatccgaacggagtgtcttagagatgagcgaaccgaacttcaccgggttcggccgaactcgttttgaccgaacccggcaggagacagtcactgtccagggtgctgaaagagttaaactggttcagcaccctggacagtgacttccgatcccaatatacgtgaacgtgttaaaaaaaaaaaaaaaaagttctgacttaccgataactcccggattcttcctccagtctgacctcccgggatgacaattcagtccaagtgacagctgcagccaatcacaagccaagcacaggctgcagcggtcacatggactgccgcgtcatccagggaggtagggccagatgtcgagaggcgcgtcaccaaggcaacggccgggaagttctcggtaagtacgaacctctttttttttttaaacaggttactcgatatggtgatcggaatttactgtcgagggtgctgaaagagttactgccgatcagttaactctttcagcaccctggacagtgactgacgtcgactagcctcatctctatgatggcggctgcgcgaaaatcacgcagccgcgcatcatacactgatgacacacggagctgtcaagtgccttttgcgcacgcaaaacgctgcgtttttttgcgtgcgcaaaacgcacacgctcgtgtaaatcaggcctaaggctgtAATCTCCAGTCCATCATACATTTTTAGACCCCTGATATTCAGTTTGCAACATGCTCCTAGTGTCAGACTTATGTGGGTGACCCtaccagtaatacatgctggatgtaaGTTCTGCCCTCCTGGAAAACTTGGATACTTTACCTCTTCTTCACATTCTGATCTGCCATTTACAgtttcctccccctccctgctgttctctctaaggccttatttacacgaacgtgttaaacgtctgtgggacggccgttgaaacagcggccgtcccacggaacctttgtaattcaatgtggccgttcacacaggcgttgtttcaatggaccgtgtgaagggtcagtgcgaaaataggacatgtccgttctttttgcgcatcacacatctctccatagactcaactatgggggatgcgtgacatcgcgtcccgcagcgctgagcacggatgcacctcggacgtgaaaaactgcagtttttcatgtcagaGATGCGCagtgttcgtgtaaataaggccttacatagAGAGAAAGGATGGAAGAGCAGATAACGTCAGCCCCTTGACAGGAGAGGTGTGGCCCTCGGATTTATGTCAGAATTTGAAGGACAGCTAACACGGACTCTACATCAGTAAAATGGTAGGACatctttaatgaagactatttaaaaCGTTAATTAATTTAGCATTTAGGAAGCaattgaacaaaaaaataattcagtACAAAGGTGTCCTTAGCTAAATTGCTTACATTTCAAGGTGGGTCAAAGGCAAGCTACTGGTGCAACAGATGTTAGGAAGAGGAGATGTGGGTTGCTGTACGCAGCTGCATCGCTACAGTATTACACTGCAGATCTTCGCAAAGAAATAAGTTTGAAGTATTTGCGCTACGTttgaacgtaccctaagggtcCATTGACATGTTGTGGTTGAGGCACAGTTAGAACAACATTGAAAATACACACCCGAAATACAAATGTGTTTTTCCTGCGACAGAATGCATTGTTTATGCGGTTGCGGTAAAAAAAACAAGGAcattaaaaaatgcaccaaaaagcgCATGCATTTTTCCCCGCAATTCAACTGCAACCTGTGTATGGACCCGAAGGATGGATTCAGACACGGCAGatcttgttgcagaaatttcaacgactgaaaatcagttccattcatttaaatggaacttgcagaaatctatgCACCTCCAGAAAAAACTCCATTCACAGAAATCtctccaacaaaatctgcagcgtctcctgcctgtgggaacataccctaaagagacgCATCTAAAAAATGCAGGCGTTTTTGTAAAAACGtatgcgtttttttaaaatacccATGCGTTTATCAAAGTGTTTTTGCTGTAAGCCTataaccattaaaggggtttccaatcagggacatttatgacatatccacaggatctgcCATAAAAGTCAGATGTGggccccgcatctatctctagaacggggtctgcTAAACGCCGTTCTACCTTTCTCCGTTCCCGCTgcctcccatagaagtaaatggcagcTAAGGAAGTAGCGTAGCACGAGAGCTTCTGTATTTTCGTAACTGCCATACACTTCTATGAGAGCTACGAAAACAGCGGGAACCGAGaagggtagaacagggtttagggggccccgttctagagataggtgggacccgcatctatctgaaatttatggcatatcctgtggatatgccataaacgtccctggtgggcaaacccctttaaattcaaaACCACATTACAGGTTTTCTACGTGGCAGTCTGATGGAAAAGTCCGAGTTTGGCGAAtgtcaggagaacgttacctgcctaatTGCATTGTgataactgtaaagtttggtggaggaaggaTAATGTTATGGGGTTGTTTTCCAGGTGTTGGCATAGGCCCCTTCGCTCCAGTGAAAGGAAAAATATCAGTATATCAAGACATtcgggacaattgtatgcttccaactttgtgggaacagtttgggggtaagGCCTTTTttgtttcagcatgactgtgccccattgcacaaagcaaggtccataaaggcatagtTGGGCGAGTTTGGTATGAAAGAAAatcgactggcccgcacagagccctgacctcaaccccatcgaacagctttgggatgaactaaaatAATGCCCGAGGCTTTTTGTGGCTCTGCACACTGGACGGAAATGCTGCTATATTTCCGTGCGGAagttccgcagcgtttacacaagataaattgacatactgcagattgagaatccgcactgcaggtcaattttgcaccagttttctgcatattttttcaacctcgtgtggatgagatttagttgcgtttttaatttggtgtcattttgtacatgctttttttttttaaagtcctatagagaagcataTGGTAAAATTGCCTGATAAAAGGCAATACCCAGAGCAAGCTgcgttagaaaaaaaacaaaaaatgacacGGACTACAAAATTgcttcaaaaacgccacaaaccaaaacccaGTTGTGTGTAGTACAttagatattttactatagaatttaatgtaacatctggccgcactaaaaaaaagcaccacaaaacgtgaatccagcctaaatgcgCCTCTTAGACAAAAAAAACATGGCTAACACGGTCCCATGAAAATAAATCGGACCACAACATAGAGTTACTTTAGTGAAAGGCCAGCTCAATTGCTATCAACAaagtagtatgaaaaataaaaatgtgtacctGCCCGCATCTGTAGACACTGTAAACTGGACATCTAGTCCAGCTGCTGAAATCCTCTCGCAAACAACATCCATGTCAATCGAAGACTGCAAGCATTCTGGGCCTCCTTCCACACAGCACTGCTTATCTGGGCAGAATTGGCGGTTGTCCAGACCTTGGTAACCTTTGTTGTGGCCACACTTTTCTAGTGTTATAGCTGAGGCCATACCAGAAACTCCAACATGAACTATAAGCTagaaacaaaaaagttatataaGAATACAGGCAGCCAACAAGACATACGCAGGCCATTTACTAAGACGCTCTCTGCTAAAACGGTGAATTCAGAAATCAGACCAGGATATTGCTCTACTATTTTCAGACCAAGAAAACGTTGGTTATCCTTTcaaatagcaaagtatatgttatGAATACAGGCAATGCTCGATTAGATGAACAATTTGagaattaaagaagcactcccacaaAACTTTTCATTCTCTGgcccattatgtaaattgtggtgaatcTTCTTACCGGTGGTTGTATTTGTGCGTTATCCACTCccttccggtcctcagctgtgtcatgtgaccagcaataggactcccCAACTGCaacagcgtctcatgtgtggacaggaatgggcctctctaatgggccagagaataaaataaaataaattgtgggAGTGCTTTTTTTAATATAGAAGAATATTacgagatcaccgagtgtctatgtcttctatggcagccgggcgcctaataaaggcccccaggtctgcctgtactgaatgcctgctaggtcatgccagaggcatggcctagcagatgtctgtccgttttaaacggacaggcagtaatacactgcaatacaaaagtattgaagtgtattataaaagcgatcggaggatcgcatattaaagtcccctagtgggactagtaaaaaaaaaaaaaaaaaaagtttaataaaaaagttaataaaaaaaagtgaaaaaaaataaaaattaaaaacccactttttccactattaaaaaaacaaaagtaaaagtaaagaaaaagttacacatatttggtatcgccgcgttcgtaacgacccagagtataaagctattacattatttaacccgcacggtgaacgctgtaaaaaataaaataaaaaacaatggaaaaattgatgttttctgtgaatcccgactttaaaaaaaatgtgataaaaagtcgcatctactccaaaatggtaccaataaaaactacaagttgtcccgcaaaaaaaaagccctcatacaacttcggtggaaaaattttaaaaaaagttattgctcttcaaatatggaaacgcatttttactgtgtaaaagtagtaaaacatacaaaatctatacaaatttggtatcgttgcaatcgtaacaacccacagaataaagttggtgttatttataccacacggtaaacggcgtagatttaggtcgcaaaaaaaaaaaaagagtggcaaaatgtcagtttttttctattccccccccaaaaaaaaaatatctataaattatatgtaccccaaaacggtgctattaaaaaatacaacttgtcccgcaaaaaaaaaagaccttatacagctatgtcaacacaaaaataaaaaagttagagctcctggaatgagacaatggaaaaacgcaaaaaattgcttggtcattaagatttaaaataggctggtcattaaggggttaacttaccaTTATTCTCTATTGTTTACATTGAGAGATTTGTGTGTTCTTTGTCTTGCTCTTCCGGTCATACAGATCTCCCGGCATGCACCACTggtgtcccagcatgcaatgcgccggtagcagggactcatcacgccttctacacccagctataaacaatctctgttgccattttactgctctcgTTACATCAGTGAGAGCCAACAATAAACCtgcaacatatcagtgctgtaccaAACACTCTCTTAcagaatggcttaaaaaaaaaaagaagcaaaaaaacaaaaaaccttcatttgaccccagagccggagtcccagagcagggcagggacgctagtataggctctgctccgggactctgtggaattccctgacatcactgtccggctctgctccaggactctggtcaggggattccacatccaaattgcaatttcTACCTAGAtatgacatttcagtggcaaatatgttgtgcccagcttgtgccactggagacataccccAAAATTTACATCAGGGGCTTtgccaggtggtataataacggggtagaaataagggtatgttcacacggcctatttacggacgtaattcgggcatattaacccccgaattacgtccgaaaatgcgcctcgatagcgttgacaaacatctgcccattgaaagcaatgggctgacgtttgtctgttcacacgaggcgtatatttacgcgccgctgtcaaaagacggcgcgtaaatagacgcccgcgtcaaagaagtgaccagtcacttcttggggcgtaattggagcagttattcattgactccaatgaaaaccagcgccaattacgtccgtaatggacgcggcgttcaagcgcctgcacatgccgtaacggctaaaaatacggggatgttttcttctgaaaacatccccgtaatttcagccgttacgaacgctgccatgtgaacataccctaaacaatAAAAGgatacatagatgtgtgttacgctgtgacacaatcctttatgcacaggccggtgtcgcactgataaacaatgtcctttcttatcccccttttggtccacactcggcacctttgcagtttggggaattttgctgggcagtgttgtcctggtagaatacgggcaccctcacttccagcagatatgtttgggccctccccttcctggttccctaattttagggactTGATAAATCGGCACTTGAAACAgaaaaacgttcccctcgggccgtcaCAACTGCCTATTTTTTATTACGGcatgtttttacgggcccatggcattctattggccacgggtacctccccgtatgcttacgggaaggtgcccatgccgttgaaaaatatagaacatgtcctatttctggccgtaattccggcacgggcaggcccatagaagtctatggggctcccctaattacgggtgactacgtgtgtgtgcaccagtaattacgggagcgttgctaggcgacgtcaggggatagtcactgtccagggtgctgaaagagctagctccggtccctgccgttacagcagggtgtcagctgtaacatacagctgacacccgcagctgaTGTCACGTACTCAGATTCTAATGAAGCATCCATGCGAAAAAtgacgggaagaggttaaaaaaagcTATTCAGCTACACTATAAAGGCAGTGGTAGtgctttagggggggggggggtcaaaactAATGACAGGTTCCAATAAAACCTTTCCCTGCAAGAAAGTACATGCAATATGTCCTTGCTACTAAAGATTCTAGCTCAGGCTAGAGCAGATGGAAGTGAGAGCTCCATATACTAGCAGTTACGAGGTGACCGGAAATCGAAAACAGCCGAGCTAcacggtttctgtaactcctatagaagtgaacgGGAGTTACTGAAAaagcgtagctcgctgtgctacgcaaCTCCCATTCACGACTAATTGCAAAGGCTAAATCTGCTAGAGGAGGAGACCGCTGCTTATAAAGGGTTAATTTTCTAGAGGAGGAGACCGCTCAGAGTTAATCTGAATCTCTCACttaatacacataggtccagcagCAGCCACAAACTGAGGAGAAATCTGTGACAGGGTTTTCCTCTGCTTCT
Proteins encoded in this window:
- the PGPEP1 gene encoding pyroglutamyl-peptidase 1 isoform X2, whose protein sequence is MEKQSTCIVVTGFGPFGEHAVNASWVAVQLIVHVGVSGMASAITLEKCGHNKGYQGLDNRQFCPDKQCCVEGGPECLQSSIDMDVVCERISAAGLDVQFTVSTDAGRYLCDFTYYTSLYESHGKSVFIHVPPLGKPYTAAQLGRALQTILQVILDMVEQSEDQINCDNKQDYLFN
- the PGPEP1 gene encoding pyroglutamyl-peptidase 1 isoform X1 → MEKQSTCIVVTGFGPFGEHAVNASWVAVQELEKLGLGDRVDLHVYEVPVEYQTVQRLIPDLYMKHRPQLIVHVGVSGMASAITLEKCGHNKGYQGLDNRQFCPDKQCCVEGGPECLQSSIDMDVVCERISAAGLDVQFTVSTDAGRYLCDFTYYTSLYESHGKSVFIHVPPLGKPYTAAQLGRALQTILQVILDMVEQSEDQINCDNKQDYLFN